In Apium graveolens cultivar Ventura chromosome 10, ASM990537v1, whole genome shotgun sequence, the following are encoded in one genomic region:
- the LOC141688876 gene encoding uncharacterized protein LOC141688876 isoform X1 codes for MGCFGCFDGGKKQQLRKEEDRLASQEARAKAAEAAQKREKEDSDEMPCFALMEASSGKHNLSFDRKHVNRIFLCRWIQESSSRVQRQEEFDKSAAGRAARAQQAAIAKQSANTNRGEPVLKWQMG; via the exons ATGGGTTGTTTTGGGTGCTTTGATGGTGGCAAGAAGCAACAACTGAGAAAAGAAGAGGACCGTTTAGCTTCCCAAGAAGCTCGAGCTAAAGCTGCTGAAGCCGCCCAAAAAAG AGAGAAAGAGGACAGTGATGAGATGCCTTGTTTCGCTTTGATGGAGGCAAGCAGCG GAAAACACAACCTCAGTTTTGATCGAAAGCATGTAAATCGGATATTTCTGTGTAGATGGATACAAGAATCAAGCAGCCGAGTTCAGAG GCAAGAGGAATTTGATAAGTCCGCTGCTGGAAGAGCTGCGCGTGCACAACAAGCTGCAATTGCTAAACAATCTGCCAACACTAATAGGGGCGAACCAGTTCTGAAG TGGCAAATGGGATGA
- the LOC141688876 gene encoding uncharacterized protein LOC141688876 isoform X2, producing the protein MGCFGCFDGGKKQQLRKEEDRLASQEARAKAAEAAQKRQEEFDKSAAGRAARAQQAAIAKQSANTNRGEPVLKWQMG; encoded by the exons ATGGGTTGTTTTGGGTGCTTTGATGGTGGCAAGAAGCAACAACTGAGAAAAGAAGAGGACCGTTTAGCTTCCCAAGAAGCTCGAGCTAAAGCTGCTGAAGCCGCCCAAAAAAG GCAAGAGGAATTTGATAAGTCCGCTGCTGGAAGAGCTGCGCGTGCACAACAAGCTGCAATTGCTAAACAATCTGCCAACACTAATAGGGGCGAACCAGTTCTGAAG TGGCAAATGGGATGA